A section of the Deltaproteobacteria bacterium genome encodes:
- a CDS encoding co-chaperone GroES — protein sequence MKIRPLQDRILVKRLEETLKTKGGIIIPDTAKEKPMEGKVVAIGKGKVLEDGSQRTLDVKVGEKILFGKYAGTDVKIDEEDYLIMREDDILGVIEK from the coding sequence ATGAAAATCAGACCATTGCAGGACCGAATTCTTGTCAAAAGACTCGAGGAGACACTCAAGACCAAGGGTGGCATCATCATCCCTGACACGGCCAAGGAAAAACCCATGGAGGGAAAGGTCGTCGCCATCGGTAAGGGGAAAGTCCTGGAGGACGGCAGTCAGCGTACCCTGGACGTGAAGGTAGGAGAGAAGATCCTCTTCGGAAAGTACGCCGGAACCGATGTCAAGATCGACGAGGAGGATTACCTCATTATGCGTGAGGATGACATCCTTGGAGTGATTGAGAAATAA